The following are encoded in a window of Gossypium raimondii isolate GPD5lz chromosome 13, ASM2569854v1, whole genome shotgun sequence genomic DNA:
- the LOC105783249 gene encoding UDP-arabinopyranose mutase 1 isoform X1: MATAPSAKLTPLLKDELDIVIPTIQNLDFLEMWKPFFEQYHLIIVQDGDPSKKIRVPNGFDYQLYNKNDVNRILGPKASCISFKDSACRCFGYLVSKKNYIFTIDDDCFVAKDPSGKEINALEQHIKNLLTPSTTHFFNTLYDPYREGADFVRGYPFSLREGVPTAVSHGLWLNIPDYDAPTQLVKPLERNTSQNLLDYPLMMKKKRPCKYKAIQIRYVDAVMTVPKGTLFPMCGMNLAFDRELIRPAMYFGLIGDGQPIGRYDDMWAGWCMKVKCDHLGLGVKTGLPYIWHSKASNPFVNLKKEYKGIFWQEKAIPFFQSVSLPKEGSSVEKCYLALAGEVKSKLGEVDPYFIKLADAMVTWIEAWNMVNSPGEKPAMTSLPNATSKK, from the exons ATGGCAACAGCTCCTTCAGCCAAACTCACACCGCTCTTGAAAGATGAGCTCGACATAGTGATCCCCACCATTCAAAACCTCGATTTCCTGGAGATGTGGAAACCCTTTTTCGAGCAATACCATTTGATTATCGTTCAAGATGGTGATCCTTCCAAGAAAATCAGGGTTCCCAATGGCTTTGATTACCAACTTTATAACAAGAACGACGTTAACAGGATCTTGGGTCCCAAGGCTTCTTGCATTTCCTTCAAGGACTCTGCTTGTAGATGCTTTGGTTACCTTGTTTCCAAGAAAAATTACATCTTCACCATTGATGATGATTGCTTT gtTGCCAAAGACCCATCTGGGAAGGAAATCAATGCGCTTGAGCAGCACATTAAGAACCTGTTAACACCATCCACAACCCATTTCTTTAACACACTCTATGATCCATACAGGGAAGGTGCGGACTTTGTTCGTGGTTACCCTTTCAGTCTCCGAGAAGGTGTCCCCACTGCTGTTTCCCATGGCCTGTGGCTCAACATCCCTGACTATGATGCCCCAACCCAACTTGTCAAGCCTCTTGAGAGAAATACTAG TCAGAATTTGCTGGACTATCCcttgatgatgaagaagaagagacCCTGCAAGTACAAGGCGATTCAGATCCG gTATGTTGATGCAGTGATGACAGTTCCAAAGGGAACTCTTTTCCCTATGTGTGGTATGAATCTGGCATTCGATCGGGAACTCATCAGACCGGCAATGTATTTCGGACTCATAGGTGACGGACAGCCGATTGGACGATATGACGATATGTGGGCTGGCTGGTGCATGAAG GTTAAATGTGACCATTTGGGATTGGGGGTGAAGACTGGGCTACCATACATATGGCACAGCAAAGCAAGCAACCCATTTGTGAACCTGAAAAAGGAGTACAAAGGCATATTCTGGCAAGAAAAAGCAATCCCATTCTTCCAGTCGGTTTCACTTCCAAAGGAGGGTAGCAGTGTTGAAAAATGTTACCTTGCACTTGCGGGCGAGGTGAAGTCTAAGCTTGGTGAAGTGGATCCTTACTTCATAAAGCTAGCTGATGCCATGGTTACTTGGATTGAAGCTTGGAATATGGTCAATTCTCCTGGAGAAAAGCCTGCAATGACTTCTTTACCCAACGCCActtctaaaaagtaa
- the LOC105783249 gene encoding UDP-arabinopyranose mutase 1 isoform X2, translating into MATAPSAKLTPLLKDELDIVIPTIQNLDFLEMWKPFFEQYHLIIVQDGDPSKKIRVPNGFDYQLYNKNDVNRILGPKASCISFKDSACRCFGYLVSKKNYIFTIDDDCFVAKDPSGKEINALEQHIKNLLTPSTTHFFNTLYDPYREGADFVRGYPFSLREGVPTAVSHGLWLNIPDYDAPTQLVKPLERNTRYVDAVMTVPKGTLFPMCGMNLAFDRELIRPAMYFGLIGDGQPIGRYDDMWAGWCMKVKCDHLGLGVKTGLPYIWHSKASNPFVNLKKEYKGIFWQEKAIPFFQSVSLPKEGSSVEKCYLALAGEVKSKLGEVDPYFIKLADAMVTWIEAWNMVNSPGEKPAMTSLPNATSKK; encoded by the exons ATGGCAACAGCTCCTTCAGCCAAACTCACACCGCTCTTGAAAGATGAGCTCGACATAGTGATCCCCACCATTCAAAACCTCGATTTCCTGGAGATGTGGAAACCCTTTTTCGAGCAATACCATTTGATTATCGTTCAAGATGGTGATCCTTCCAAGAAAATCAGGGTTCCCAATGGCTTTGATTACCAACTTTATAACAAGAACGACGTTAACAGGATCTTGGGTCCCAAGGCTTCTTGCATTTCCTTCAAGGACTCTGCTTGTAGATGCTTTGGTTACCTTGTTTCCAAGAAAAATTACATCTTCACCATTGATGATGATTGCTTT gtTGCCAAAGACCCATCTGGGAAGGAAATCAATGCGCTTGAGCAGCACATTAAGAACCTGTTAACACCATCCACAACCCATTTCTTTAACACACTCTATGATCCATACAGGGAAGGTGCGGACTTTGTTCGTGGTTACCCTTTCAGTCTCCGAGAAGGTGTCCCCACTGCTGTTTCCCATGGCCTGTGGCTCAACATCCCTGACTATGATGCCCCAACCCAACTTGTCAAGCCTCTTGAGAGAAATACTAG gTATGTTGATGCAGTGATGACAGTTCCAAAGGGAACTCTTTTCCCTATGTGTGGTATGAATCTGGCATTCGATCGGGAACTCATCAGACCGGCAATGTATTTCGGACTCATAGGTGACGGACAGCCGATTGGACGATATGACGATATGTGGGCTGGCTGGTGCATGAAG GTTAAATGTGACCATTTGGGATTGGGGGTGAAGACTGGGCTACCATACATATGGCACAGCAAAGCAAGCAACCCATTTGTGAACCTGAAAAAGGAGTACAAAGGCATATTCTGGCAAGAAAAAGCAATCCCATTCTTCCAGTCGGTTTCACTTCCAAAGGAGGGTAGCAGTGTTGAAAAATGTTACCTTGCACTTGCGGGCGAGGTGAAGTCTAAGCTTGGTGAAGTGGATCCTTACTTCATAAAGCTAGCTGATGCCATGGTTACTTGGATTGAAGCTTGGAATATGGTCAATTCTCCTGGAGAAAAGCCTGCAATGACTTCTTTACCCAACGCCActtctaaaaagtaa